One Castanea sativa cultivar Marrone di Chiusa Pesio chromosome 4, ASM4071231v1 DNA window includes the following coding sequences:
- the LOC142630436 gene encoding WAT1-related protein At4g15540-like, with product MGFRSCLVGLLPFAAMVMIECLDVGLTTLSKAAMSRGMSNYVFVVYSNALATLILFPSSFIINRNKRPPLTISLLCKFFLLSLAGITVMQNCVFSGVSYSSPTLASAIGNSVPAFTFLFAVICRFEKVDLRSSRSQIKILGTLVSISGAMIIIFYKGPRIGATPIQVSNKSHRSQPFPSTMFATTNNWIIGGFFLATASLSLSVWTTAQAAILKGYPSEMTIVSFYSFFGTIQCAIVSLIAERDPNKWKLSPGIELVSIVYSAVFGSVVTFSVVTWCIHKKGPLFVTMFKPLSIAIAAFMGVIFLGDTLHIGSVIGAAIIVAGFYAVLWAQSKEEEKAIFLEVDRLQSPSQTTPLLESQTHE from the exons ATGGGGTTTAGATCCTGTTTGGTGGGACTGCTCCCATTTGCAGCCATGGTGATGATTGAGTGCCTGGATGTGGGTTTGACCACACTCAGCAAAGCAGCCATGTCCAGAGGGATGAGTAACTATGTCTTTGTTGTCTACTCAAACGCTCTTGCCACTCTCATCCTCTTTCCCTCTTCTTTTATCATCAACAG GAACAAGAGGCCTCCACTGACCATCTCTCTCCTCTGTAAATTCTTCCTTCTTAGCCTTGCTGG GATAACAGTAATGCAGAATTGTGTATTCAGTGGCGTAAGCTACAGCTCTCCTACACTTGCATCTGCTATTGGAAATTCAGTCCCAGCATTCACTTTCTTGTTTGCTGTAATCTGCAG GTTTGAAAAGGTCGATTTGAGAAGCTCAAGAAGCCAGATCAAGATCTTGGGCACCCTGGTATCAATCTCAGGAGCAATGATTATTATCTTTTACAAGGGCCCGCGAATTGGCGCTACGCCAATTCAAGTCTCTAATAAATCTCATCGGTCTCAACCATTTCCATCCACTATGTTTGCAACAACAAATAATTGGATCATTGGAGGTTTTTTCCTTGCAACTGCTTCTTTGTCTCTTTCAGTGTGGACTACTGCTCAG GCAGCAATTCTAAAAGGTTACCCTTCAGAGATGACCATAGTCTCCTTCTATAGCTTCTTTGGGACAATCCAATGTGCAATAGTTTCTTTGATTGCAGAAAGAGATCCAAATAAGTGGAAATTAAGCCCTGGTATTGAGCTGGTCTCCATCGTCTATTCA GCTGTTTTTGGAAGTGTGGTGACATTTAGTGTAGTAACGTGGTGCATACATAAGAAAGGGCCTTTGTTTGTCACCATGTTCAAGCCCTTGAGTATCGCTATTGCTGCTTTCATGGGTGTCATCTTCCTTGGCGACACACTCCATATTGGAAG TGTAATCGGAGCAGCTATCATCGTTGCAGGATTCTATGCTGTGTTATGGGCACAATccaaagaagaggaaaaagcTATATTCCTTGAAGTTGATAGGCTACAGTCACCCTCCCAGACGACCCCTCTCTTGGAGAGCCAGACACATGAATAA